From one Doryrhamphus excisus isolate RoL2022-K1 chromosome 9, RoL_Dexc_1.0, whole genome shotgun sequence genomic stretch:
- the cdca7a gene encoding cell division cycle-associated protein 7a, whose amino-acid sequence MPSTRSQSAAAHLPATRMSLRSFRSVPLVTMETSSSSSDDSCDSFGSDGGFANTRSSSRLSRQMSAKQKVLKSTVEEDARTGFEDELMNSQMKAMKVDPDSQPARCGRKSRLLKVAMSFPAKKAGSQKRPASEPLVPPPAVKSEEEDEDNFMAKRSLNIKENKEMLAKLMAELNKVPGLFPKTAMSAHATPRRAPRRSAPEKQRRNPERQSRPHTRSRTLVDGPPSPTPEEDEIEDKFSLVRRSRYFEEVEEAPRRRSFNGSKALPHVVRPVDEVTEEELERICDNVREKVYHTVNGSTCHQCRQKTIDTKTNCRNPECVGVRGQFCGPCLRNRYGEEVRDALLNPEWRCPPCRGICNCSFCRAREGRCATGVLVYLAKYHGFDNVHAYLRSLKQELEGISE is encoded by the exons atgccTTCCACACGTTCACAG AGCGCCGCAGCCCATCTTCCCGCCACCCGGATGAGTTTGAGAAGCTTCCGCAGCGTCCCTTTGGTTACCATGGAAacatcatcctcttcctccgaCGACAGCTGCGACAGCTTTGGTTCtgatggaggctttgcaaacacG aggaGCAGCTCCCGACTGTCGAGGCAGATGTCGGCCAAGCAGAAGGTTCTGAAGAGCACCGTGGAAGAAGATGCTCGCACCGGCTTTGAAGATGAGCTCATGAACAGTCAGATGAAAGCCATG AAAGTCGATCCTGACTCTCAGCCTGCGAGGTGTGGCCGCAAGTCCCGCCTCCTGAAGGTGGCCATGAGCTTCCCGGCTAAGAAGGCGGGCTCTCAGAAGAGACCGGCATCGGAACCCCTGGTTCCGCCTCCAGCGGTGAAGTctgaggaggaagacgaggacaACTTCATGGCCAAGAGATCCCTGAATATTAAGGAGAACAAAGAAATG CTTGCTAAGCTGATGGCGGAGCTGAACAAAGTTCCTGGGCTCTTCCCGAAAACGGCCATGTCTGCACATGCCACG CCCCGACGAGCTCCTCGCCGTTCCGCGCCTGAAAAACAACGCCGGAACCCCGAGCGTCAGTCCCGCCCCCACACTCGCTCCCGCACGCTGGTGGATGGGCCGCCCAGCCCCACGCCAGAGGAGGACGAGATTGAGGACAAGTTCAGCCTGGTTCGCCGCAGCCGCTACTTTGAGGAAGTGGAGGAGGCG CCCCGTCGCCGCTCCTTCAACGGGAGCAAGGCTTTACCTCACGTGGTGCGGCCCGTGGACGAGGTGACGGAGGAAGAACTGGAGCGTATTTGCGACAACGTGCGGGAGAAGGTGTACCACACGGTCAAC GGCAGCACGTGCCATCAGTGCCGCCAGAAAACAATCGACACCAAAACTAACTGCCGCAATCCAGAATGCGTCGGCGTGAGGGGTCAATTCTGCGGCCCGTGCCTTCGAAACCGCTACGGCGAAGAAGTACGAGATGCTCTGCTTAATCCG GAGTGGCGCTGCCCCCCGTGCCGGGGCATCTGCAACTGCAGCTTCTGCCGCGCCAGAGAAGGCCGCTGCGCCACGGGAGTGTTGGTCTACCTGGCCAAATATCACGGCTTTGACAACGTGCACGCTTACCTGAGAAG CTTGAAGCAGGAACTGGAAGGCATCAGCGAGTGA